The following are from one region of the Leptospira kirschneri serovar Cynopteri str. 3522 CT genome:
- a CDS encoding NADH-quinone oxidoreductase subunit A, translating into MNNAPEHLGPLLIQFLLGVGFSALILTLAILIGPKKKSKPQDTFECGVQYYGDARGLFNIKFYLVAVLFILFDIEAVFLFPYAVNLIGFKNAGLGFFLFFEMFVFVLTLVVGLYYIWKKGALEWD; encoded by the coding sequence ATGAATAACGCTCCCGAACATCTTGGCCCTCTATTGATTCAATTTTTACTCGGAGTAGGTTTCTCCGCTCTGATTCTTACCCTTGCCATACTCATAGGTCCTAAGAAAAAATCTAAACCTCAGGACACTTTTGAATGTGGAGTACAGTACTACGGAGACGCAAGGGGACTTTTTAACATCAAGTTTTACTTAGTTGCGGTTCTTTTTATACTGTTCGACATCGAAGCGGTTTTTCTATTTCCCTACGCGGTCAATCTAATCGGATTCAAAAACGCCGGTCTTGGTTTTTTTCTATTCTTCGAGATGTTTGTGTTTGTTCTAACCTTAGTAGTAGGTTTATACTATATCTGGAAGAAAGGAGCGCTGGAATGGGACTAA
- a CDS encoding NADH-quinone oxidoreductase subunit B, translating into MGLSDLSKTPGQALGDMVQLGNVESVIQWGRSYSLWPYPFATACCGIEYMSTACSDYDIARFGAERPSFSPRQADMILVLGTITYKMAPVLRQIYDQMAEPKFVISVGACASSGGMFHTYGVLQGVDRILPVDVYVPGCPPRPEAILDALLKLQTKLKTQGLEARRQEVMQKIQELNERNKPLVVR; encoded by the coding sequence ATGGGACTAAGTGATTTGAGTAAAACGCCTGGCCAGGCACTGGGAGATATGGTTCAACTTGGAAACGTGGAATCCGTAATCCAATGGGGAAGAAGTTATTCTCTTTGGCCTTATCCTTTTGCCACCGCCTGTTGTGGTATCGAGTACATGAGCACCGCCTGTTCCGATTATGACATAGCGCGTTTTGGTGCGGAACGTCCTTCGTTTTCACCTCGTCAGGCGGATATGATTCTCGTTTTGGGAACCATCACCTACAAGATGGCTCCGGTTTTAAGACAGATCTATGACCAAATGGCGGAACCTAAATTTGTAATCAGTGTAGGTGCCTGCGCTTCCTCAGGAGGAATGTTTCATACTTACGGTGTGTTACAAGGAGTGGATCGGATTCTACCCGTGGACGTATATGTTCCAGGATGTCCTCCCAGACCCGAAGCCATTTTAGACGCACTTTTAAAATTGCAGACTAAATTAAAAACCCAGGGCTTGGAAGCAAGACGTCAAGAAGTAATGCAAAAGATCCAGGAACTCAACGAAAGAAATAAGCCCCTGGTTGTGCGATGA